Proteins encoded within one genomic window of Pygocentrus nattereri isolate fPygNat1 chromosome 9, fPygNat1.pri, whole genome shotgun sequence:
- the LOC108440014 gene encoding cytochrome P450 2J6-like isoform X1 has protein sequence MESVLKYLDWTSVGLALLVGLLSLLLLELFRWNSSRSRSPPGPKPLPFVGNLPQFSKDHMGFIRSLPKYGEMCSIFLGRKPTIVLNNMQLAKEAFVQNGTVFSGRPLTPLQAWLTKGYGIILADYGHSWRQQRRFALHTLRDFGLGKKTVEERVAEEAHYLIKEMLKQEGKAFYPIHPIMNAVSNIICSIIFGDRFEYDDKRFAKLLEILNENVRFAGSTMEQIFNLLPIIKYFPGPHQKIRHHFEALKQFILEIVEEHKKTLDPDNPCDFTDAYLIQMTKEESKENTTFHLENMIKSVFDLFFAGTETTATTLRWGLIYMMDHPDVQERCHEEIIRVLGFDRSPSMEDRSQLPYTYATVYEIQRYGNITPLGLIHQTTETALLQGYHLPKGSTIMVNIKAIMTDEQHWKYPDTFNPENFLDEKGQFCRNDAFLPFSLGPRVCLGESLAKLELFIFFTSLLQHLKFSWPAGTPRPNMDGIVGTIRSPFPFNTICCSRETSH, from the exons ATGGAGTCTGTGCTCAAATATCTGGACTGGACATCAGTGGGCTTGGCCCTGCTGGTTGGTCTGCTCTCTTTGCTTCTTCTGGAGCTCTTCAGGTGGAATTCCTCCAGGAGCCGAAGCCCCCCTGGACCCAAACCACTGCCCTTTGTCGGTAACCTGCCCCAGTTTTCAAAAGATCATATGGGCTTCATCAGATCG TTGCCAAAATATGGTGAGATGTGCTCCATATTCCTGGGCAGGAAGCCAACGATCGTACTGAACAACATGCAGCTTGCAAAGGAAGCCTTTGTTCAGAATGGCACTGTGTTTTCTGGGAGGCCTCTTACGCCTTTACAAGCGTGGCTCACCAAAGGCTATG GTATTATCTTAGCCGATTATGGTCACTCTTGGAGGCAGCAGCGCCGCTTTGCTCTGCACACGCTGCGTGACTTTGGTCTGGGAAAGAAAACGGTGGAGGAACGTGTGGCTGAGGAGGCACATTACCTCATCAAGGAGATGCTCAAACAAGAAG GGAAGGCTTTTTATCCCATCCACCCAATTATGAATGCAGTTTCCAACATAATCTGCTCCATCATCTTTGGAGACCGCTTTGAGTATGACGACAAGCGCTTCGCTAAGCTGCTAGAAATTCTGAATGAAAATGTTCGGTTTGCCGGATCAACAATGGAGCAG atcttCAACTTGCTTCCAATTATAAAATACTTTCCTGGGCCACATCAGAAGATACGGCATCATTTTGAAGCCTTAAAACAATTCATCCTTGAAATTGTGGAGGAACACAAGAAGACTCTGGATCCAGACAACCCCTGTGACTTCACTGATGCTTATCTGATCCAGATGACCAAG GAAGAGTCAAAGGAGAACACCACATTCCATCTAGAGAACATGATTAAGTCAGTCTTTGACCTGTTCTTTGCTGGGACGGAAACTACAGCGACCACCCTCAGATGGGGCCTCATTTACATGATGGACCACCCTGATGTGCAAG AGCGCTGTCACGAGGAGATCATTCGGGTACTGGGTTTTGACCGCTCTCCCTCCATGGAAGACCGCTCACAGCTCCCATACACTTATGCCACTGTATATGAGATCCAGCGCTATGGTAACATCACTCCACTTGGCTTGATTCACCAAACCACTGAAACAGCACTGTTACAAGGATACCACCTGCCCAAG GGATCTACAATCATGGTCAACATAAAGGCCATCATGACTGACGAACAGCACTGGAAGTATCCAGACACGTTCAACCCAGAGAACTTTCTGGATGAAAAAGGACAGTTCTGCAGAAATGATGCCTTTCTGCCATTCTCTTTGG GTCCAAGGGTGTGTCTGGGTGAGTCTCTGGCAAAGTTGGAGCTCTTCATCTTCTTCACATCTTTGCTCCAGCACTTGAAGTTCTCATGGCCTGCTGGAACTCCACGCCCAAACATGGATGGCATTGTGGGCACAATTCGTTCTCCATTCCCCTTCAATACAATCTGCTGCAGCAGAGAGACCTCCCACTGA
- the LOC108440014 gene encoding cytochrome P450 2J5-like isoform X3, with protein MEKWAWPCWLVCSLCFFWSSSGGIPPGAEAPLDPNHCPLSLPKYGEMCSIFLGRKPTIVLNNMQLAKEAFVQNGTVFSGRPLTPLQAWLTKGYGIILADYGHSWRQQRRFALHTLRDFGLGKKTVEERVAEEAHYLIKEMLKQEGKAFYPIHPIMNAVSNIICSIIFGDRFEYDDKRFAKLLEILNENVRFAGSTMEQIFNLLPIIKYFPGPHQKIRHHFEALKQFILEIVEEHKKTLDPDNPCDFTDAYLIQMTKEESKENTTFHLENMIKSVFDLFFAGTETTATTLRWGLIYMMDHPDVQERCHEEIIRVLGFDRSPSMEDRSQLPYTYATVYEIQRYGNITPLGLIHQTTETALLQGYHLPKGSTIMVNIKAIMTDEQHWKYPDTFNPENFLDEKGQFCRNDAFLPFSLGPRVCLGESLAKLELFIFFTSLLQHLKFSWPAGTPRPNMDGIVGTIRSPFPFNTICCSRETSH; from the exons ATGGAAAag TGGGCTTGGCCCTGCTGGTTGGTCTGCTCTCTTTGCTTCTTCTGGAGCTCTTCAGGTGGAATTCCTCCAGGAGCCGAAGCCCCCCTGGACCCAAACCACTGCCCTTTGTCG TTGCCAAAATATGGTGAGATGTGCTCCATATTCCTGGGCAGGAAGCCAACGATCGTACTGAACAACATGCAGCTTGCAAAGGAAGCCTTTGTTCAGAATGGCACTGTGTTTTCTGGGAGGCCTCTTACGCCTTTACAAGCGTGGCTCACCAAAGGCTATG GTATTATCTTAGCCGATTATGGTCACTCTTGGAGGCAGCAGCGCCGCTTTGCTCTGCACACGCTGCGTGACTTTGGTCTGGGAAAGAAAACGGTGGAGGAACGTGTGGCTGAGGAGGCACATTACCTCATCAAGGAGATGCTCAAACAAGAAG GGAAGGCTTTTTATCCCATCCACCCAATTATGAATGCAGTTTCCAACATAATCTGCTCCATCATCTTTGGAGACCGCTTTGAGTATGACGACAAGCGCTTCGCTAAGCTGCTAGAAATTCTGAATGAAAATGTTCGGTTTGCCGGATCAACAATGGAGCAG atcttCAACTTGCTTCCAATTATAAAATACTTTCCTGGGCCACATCAGAAGATACGGCATCATTTTGAAGCCTTAAAACAATTCATCCTTGAAATTGTGGAGGAACACAAGAAGACTCTGGATCCAGACAACCCCTGTGACTTCACTGATGCTTATCTGATCCAGATGACCAAG GAAGAGTCAAAGGAGAACACCACATTCCATCTAGAGAACATGATTAAGTCAGTCTTTGACCTGTTCTTTGCTGGGACGGAAACTACAGCGACCACCCTCAGATGGGGCCTCATTTACATGATGGACCACCCTGATGTGCAAG AGCGCTGTCACGAGGAGATCATTCGGGTACTGGGTTTTGACCGCTCTCCCTCCATGGAAGACCGCTCACAGCTCCCATACACTTATGCCACTGTATATGAGATCCAGCGCTATGGTAACATCACTCCACTTGGCTTGATTCACCAAACCACTGAAACAGCACTGTTACAAGGATACCACCTGCCCAAG GGATCTACAATCATGGTCAACATAAAGGCCATCATGACTGACGAACAGCACTGGAAGTATCCAGACACGTTCAACCCAGAGAACTTTCTGGATGAAAAAGGACAGTTCTGCAGAAATGATGCCTTTCTGCCATTCTCTTTGG GTCCAAGGGTGTGTCTGGGTGAGTCTCTGGCAAAGTTGGAGCTCTTCATCTTCTTCACATCTTTGCTCCAGCACTTGAAGTTCTCATGGCCTGCTGGAACTCCACGCCCAAACATGGATGGCATTGTGGGCACAATTCGTTCTCCATTCCCCTTCAATACAATCTGCTGCAGCAGAGAGACCTCCCACTGA
- the LOC108440015 gene encoding cytochrome P450 2C15-like, with amino-acid sequence MEPVLEYLDWTSVGLALLGSMFALLLLEIFRLNSYRSLSPPGPRPLPFVGNLPQLSKEKLAFIRSLPKYGEMCSIFLGKKPTIVLNNMQLAKEAFVQNGTVFSGRPLPPLQAWINKGHGIIMADYGHSWRQQRRFALHTLRDFGLGRKNVEERVAEEAHYLIKEMLKQEGKPFYPIHQFMNAVSNIICSIIFGDRFEYNDKRFAKLLEILNENVRFAGSTMAQIVNLFPVLLYLPGSQQTMLRNVQALKKFLLEIVEEHKKTLDPDNPRDFTDAYLIEMTKQESKEDSTFHVENMMRSIFDLFLAGTETTANTLRWGLVYMMIHPDVQERCHEEIVRVLGFDRSPCMNDRPQLPYTCATVHEIQRHASIVPLGVVHQTSQPAELRGYHLPKGSEILVNLTAILADKDHWKYPDTFNPENFLDEKGQFCKNDAFMPFSLGPRVCLGESLAKTELFIFFTSLIQRLKFSWPPGAPPPNMDGVVSIVRSPFPFNMICRSRGTTH; translated from the exons ATGGAGCCTGTGCTGGAATATTTGGACTGGACATCAGTGGGCTTGGCCCTGCTGGGTAGTATGTTTGCTCTGCTTCTGCTGGAGATCTTCAGGTTGAATTCCTACAGGAGCCTGAGCCCCCCTGGACCCAGACCACTGCCCTTTGTGGGGAACCTGCCTCAGCTCTCAAAGGAGAAATTGGCCTTCATCAGATCG TTGCCGAAATATGGTGAGATGTGCTCCATATTCCTGGGCAAGAAGCCAACAATCGTACTGAACAACATGCAGCTTGCAAAGGAAGCCTTTGTTCAGAATGGGACCGTGTTTTCTGGGAGGCCACTTCCACCTTTACAAGCGTGGATCAACAAAGGCCATG GTATCATCATGGCCGATTATGGTCACTCTTGGAGGCAGCAGCGCCGCTTTGCTCTACACACGCTGCGTGACTTTGGTCTGGGAAGGAAAAATGTGGAGGAACGTGTGGCTGAGGAGGCACATTACCTCATCAAGGAGATGCTCAAACAAGAAG GGAAGCCTTTTTATCCCATCCATCAATTCATGAATGCTGTTTCCAACATAATCTGCTCCATCATCTTTGGAGACCGCTTTGAGTACAACGACAAGCGCTTCGCTAAGCTGCTAGAAATCCTGAATGAAAATGTTCGGTTTGCCGGATCAACAATGGCACAG ATCGTCAACTTGTTCCCTGTTTTGCTATACTTACCTGGCTCGCAGCAGACGATGCTGCGTAATGTCcaagctttaaaaaaatttcTCCTTGAAATTGTGGAGGAGCACAAGAAAACTCTTGATCCAGACAACCCTCGGGACTTCACTGACGCTTACCTGATTGAGATGACCAAG CAAGAGTCAAAGGAAGACTCTACATTCCATGTGGAGAACATGATGAGGTCAATCTTTGACCTGTTCTTGGCTGGGACTGAAACTACAGCAAATACCCTCAGATGGGGCCTCGTTTACATGATGATCCACCCCGATGTGCAAG AGCGCTGTCATGAGGAGATCGTTCGGGTACTGGGTTTTGACCGCTCACCTTGCATGAATGACCGCCCACAGCTCCCGTACACTTGCGCCACTGTTCATGAAATCCAGCGCCATGCTAGCATCGTTCCTCTCGGCGTGGTGCACCAAACCTCACAACCAGCAGAGCTACGAGGATACCACCTGCCCAAG GGATCTGAGATCCTGGTCAACTTAACAGCCATATTAGCTGACAAAGACCACTGGAAGTATCCAGACACATTCAACCCAGAGAACTTTCTGGATGAAAAAGGACAGTTCTGCAAAAACGATGCCTTTATGCCGTTCTCTCTGG GTCCGAGGGTGTGTCTGGGTGAGTCTCTAGCAAAGACGGAGCTCTTCATCTTCTTCACCTCTCTGATCCAACGCTTGAAGTTCTCATGGCCTCCTGGAGCTCCACCCCCAAACATGGATGGCGTTGTGAGCATAGTTCGTTCTCCATTCCCCTTCAATATGATCTGCCGCAGCAGAGGGACCACCCACTGA
- the LOC108440014 gene encoding cytochrome P450 2C15-like isoform X2, with translation MESVLKYLDWTSVGLALLVGLLSLLLLELFRWNSSRSRSPPGPKPLPFLPKYGEMCSIFLGRKPTIVLNNMQLAKEAFVQNGTVFSGRPLTPLQAWLTKGYGIILADYGHSWRQQRRFALHTLRDFGLGKKTVEERVAEEAHYLIKEMLKQEGKAFYPIHPIMNAVSNIICSIIFGDRFEYDDKRFAKLLEILNENVRFAGSTMEQIFNLLPIIKYFPGPHQKIRHHFEALKQFILEIVEEHKKTLDPDNPCDFTDAYLIQMTKEESKENTTFHLENMIKSVFDLFFAGTETTATTLRWGLIYMMDHPDVQERCHEEIIRVLGFDRSPSMEDRSQLPYTYATVYEIQRYGNITPLGLIHQTTETALLQGYHLPKGSTIMVNIKAIMTDEQHWKYPDTFNPENFLDEKGQFCRNDAFLPFSLGPRVCLGESLAKLELFIFFTSLLQHLKFSWPAGTPRPNMDGIVGTIRSPFPFNTICCSRETSH, from the exons ATGGAGTCTGTGCTCAAATATCTGGACTGGACATCAGTGGGCTTGGCCCTGCTGGTTGGTCTGCTCTCTTTGCTTCTTCTGGAGCTCTTCAGGTGGAATTCCTCCAGGAGCCGAAGCCCCCCTGGACCCAAACCACTGCCCTTT TTGCCAAAATATGGTGAGATGTGCTCCATATTCCTGGGCAGGAAGCCAACGATCGTACTGAACAACATGCAGCTTGCAAAGGAAGCCTTTGTTCAGAATGGCACTGTGTTTTCTGGGAGGCCTCTTACGCCTTTACAAGCGTGGCTCACCAAAGGCTATG GTATTATCTTAGCCGATTATGGTCACTCTTGGAGGCAGCAGCGCCGCTTTGCTCTGCACACGCTGCGTGACTTTGGTCTGGGAAAGAAAACGGTGGAGGAACGTGTGGCTGAGGAGGCACATTACCTCATCAAGGAGATGCTCAAACAAGAAG GGAAGGCTTTTTATCCCATCCACCCAATTATGAATGCAGTTTCCAACATAATCTGCTCCATCATCTTTGGAGACCGCTTTGAGTATGACGACAAGCGCTTCGCTAAGCTGCTAGAAATTCTGAATGAAAATGTTCGGTTTGCCGGATCAACAATGGAGCAG atcttCAACTTGCTTCCAATTATAAAATACTTTCCTGGGCCACATCAGAAGATACGGCATCATTTTGAAGCCTTAAAACAATTCATCCTTGAAATTGTGGAGGAACACAAGAAGACTCTGGATCCAGACAACCCCTGTGACTTCACTGATGCTTATCTGATCCAGATGACCAAG GAAGAGTCAAAGGAGAACACCACATTCCATCTAGAGAACATGATTAAGTCAGTCTTTGACCTGTTCTTTGCTGGGACGGAAACTACAGCGACCACCCTCAGATGGGGCCTCATTTACATGATGGACCACCCTGATGTGCAAG AGCGCTGTCACGAGGAGATCATTCGGGTACTGGGTTTTGACCGCTCTCCCTCCATGGAAGACCGCTCACAGCTCCCATACACTTATGCCACTGTATATGAGATCCAGCGCTATGGTAACATCACTCCACTTGGCTTGATTCACCAAACCACTGAAACAGCACTGTTACAAGGATACCACCTGCCCAAG GGATCTACAATCATGGTCAACATAAAGGCCATCATGACTGACGAACAGCACTGGAAGTATCCAGACACGTTCAACCCAGAGAACTTTCTGGATGAAAAAGGACAGTTCTGCAGAAATGATGCCTTTCTGCCATTCTCTTTGG GTCCAAGGGTGTGTCTGGGTGAGTCTCTGGCAAAGTTGGAGCTCTTCATCTTCTTCACATCTTTGCTCCAGCACTTGAAGTTCTCATGGCCTGCTGGAACTCCACGCCCAAACATGGATGGCATTGTGGGCACAATTCGTTCTCCATTCCCCTTCAATACAATCTGCTGCAGCAGAGAGACCTCCCACTGA